The Trinickia caryophylli genomic sequence CTGATCGGCGTGCTGGAGGCCGCATGACGTCCGGTGCATGGTCGCCCGTTCGGCTGCTCTGGCTGTCGTGCCCGCTGATCGCGTTCGCCGCCATGCTCGCTCACATGGCGGCGCCCAACAACATGGGAATCGCGCTGACGTTCGTGGCGGTGTTCTGGTCGGGGTTGTCGCAGCCCCGCGCCGCCGGACGCTGGCCGCTCGTCGTGCCGATCGCGTTATGGGCTGCCTGGAGTCTGGCGGCCGTGGCGTGGTCCGCCTATCCGGCCGTGAGCTTTCATGCCTGGCTGGACGAAGTTCTCTATCCGCTGCTGGTGTTCTGGGGCTTCTGGCTTTTCGCATCGCAGGTGGGCCGGGCTGACTGTCCGGCCTATGCCTGCCTGGCCGCCTGCGTGGCGCTGGCCCTGATCAGCCTCTTTTGCTGGGGCCGGTTGCAGCCGCCGACGCCGGAGACGTTCCCGCTGCATTTTTACCCGCGCGTCGGTCACTCGAGCACGCTCGCGCTTTTCGCGATTCCGGTTTTTACGGGGCTCCTCATGCGGGGGCGCAAGCGGTGGCTCGGCGTCGTCGGTGTTCTGCTGGGCGTTTTCATCGGCTTTGCCTCCCTGAACCGGTTTTTCTGGCCGGCTGTCGCCGTGACGCTTTTCGTTGCGCTGTTCCCACTCTATCGGCGCAATCGCAAACTTGCCGTCGTGATACTCGCGGTGGTTTCGGCAGCAGGGGCCGCTGCCGTCATTTACGGTGCCATGCAGCGCTTCGGCGGGCTGGGTACGGCCCCGGCGGCCGGGCCGCAGATCGAGCATCGCGTGCAGACGCAGCCGCCGATGGCCGCGTTCGACGACGCGCTCGCGGCCGACACGCGTCCGATGCTGTGGGCGTTTTACGCCCGCGAGGCCGTTCGTCATGCGTGGCTCGGCGTCGGCTTCGGCAAGCCGCTGCCGGGCATGGCCCTGCGTCCGGAGATGCCTTCTTCGCTGCTCGCCCACGAGCCGCTCGCCCCCACCCACGCTCACAACCTGCTGCTCAATACGTGGCTGCAGACGGGGCTGCCGGGGCTCTTGCTCCAGGTGCTGCTATTCGCGAGCCTGGCCGCGCGCTTTTGGGCGCTGCGGCGCGTCGACGAATGGGTCGCGGCCGCGGGTATCGCGCTCGTGCTCGGCATGATGGCCAAGAACTTCACCGACGATTTCATGTGGAAAACGACCATGCTTGCATTCTGGGCATTTGCCGGCTTGCTGCTGGGCGCGGGCACGCGTTCGGCACGGCAGGCCGCATTGCGCAGCGCCCCGGCGGGCATGGGGCGGGCCGTATGAATCCCTCGGGGGCTTCCGGAGCCCCCCGCTAATCGCAACAACCACGGTCAACCGAGATGATGTCGTCCCAAGCAGCCGACCACGAGGGCATGCCCAATCGGCCCATCCGCGTCCTGTTCCATATCAACGATTTCGGCCGCGGGGGCACCGAAACCGCGCTCATCGCCTGGCTGAACGCGCTCGACCGGCGCTCGTTCGCGCCGAGCGTCGCCGTGACGTACCCGACCGACGACCTCGACCTGTGGCGAGCGCATGCGTTGCCTGCGGACGTGCCTGTCCACGTGCTTGCATCCGCCACCTGGATGCACAGGCTGCATCAGCGGCAGCGCGGCAAAAAGCTCGGACGGCTGGCCAAGGTCGCGCACAAGATTTCCACGCATGGCGCGATTCGTCCGCTCGCCGCCCGGCGCTTTTTGCGGCTTGCCCGCGAGCACGATCTGGTTTGCGATTTCGACTTGTCCTTGCGGCACATTGCCGGCCGTGCCGGCGTGCCGTGGATTGGCTTCAGTCATTTCAGCCTCGCGGCGCGGCTGGGCAACAAACCGCCGTCATATATCGCGCGGCGCATTCGCCAGTTCACGCGCTATGGGGCCATTGCGGTACTGACCCCGGACATGCTGCGCGAAGCAGGCCAGCTCTTCAAGGATGCGCCGGTGCGCGCGCACGAGTTGCCGAACGTCATCGAAATCGACGCTATCCGCCGACGCGCAGCCGAGAGCACACCGTCTGCCCGCTCGCCGTTCATCGTTTCCGTGGCGCGGCTCGACGAAGGGCAGAAGGACCACCGCACATTGCTGCGTGCCTTTGCGAAGGCGCGCGCGCAACGACCTGGCATCGGCGATCTGTTGCTGATCGGCGACGGGCCGGATCGCGAGCCGCTCGCGCAGCTCGCGCGCGAACTCGGCATCGAGCCGGCCGTTCGCTTCCTGGGCTTTTGCGCCAACCCTTTCCCCTACATGCGCGCGGCCGAGATGCTCGTGCTCAGCAGCCGCTACGAAGGATTCGGCATGGTGCTCGGAGAGGCGATGGCGTTGGGCACGCCCGTCATATCCGCTGATTGCCCGACGGGCCCGCGGGACCTGCTCGACGGCGGGCGGGCAGGGTTGCTCGTCGCGCCCGGCGACGCAGACGCAATGGCCGACGCGATGCTCAGGCTCGCCACGGACGAGGCGTTGCGCGAGAGCCTGCGACGCAATGCCGCCGCCAAAGTGCGAACCTTCTCGCCGGAAAACGCCAATCGGCGAATGCTTGCGCTCTGGCACTTATTTTCCTCAAAACATGAGAAATAGCGCGTAACCGCGTGTAAACTAAGGGTTCGGAAAACGTACCCGTTCCATGATCAAAGAGCGATGCGCGGCCTGGCCGCCCAATACGATCGCCGTCGTGTGCCTGCAGCGCATCGGCGATGTGCTGCTGTCGACGGCGCTCGTCAGGTCGATCAAGCGACAATGGCCTGACGCCCAGGTCGACATGATCGTTTTTCGCGGTACCGAGAGCGCGCTCGAGCACAACCCGGACATTCGCCGCGTCACGGTGGTCGAGCGCCGCGCGTCATGGCGCAGCCGCATCGGCGATGCGGCGCGCATCTGGCGGCGCTACGACCTTGCGTGTGTGCTGCAGGCGTCGACTCGGGGGCGCTTTTATGCGTGGGCCGCCGCGCGCTACCGCATCGGCGTGCTCGACCCCGACTGTCCGCAACGTGCCAGCCGGGTGATGATCGATCGGCTCGTGCCGGATGAACATCGCCGCGTGCACACCCTCACGAGCAACCTCGCGCTGACCCAAGTGATGGGTATCCCGCCGGTGGCCGACGTCGTACCGCCGGGTATCGGCGAGGAGCCGGCGCGACGTGCCGCGTTGGATGCGCGGCTTGCAGCCGCCCAGGCGCCTTTTGCCGTCATTCATCCGTCCCCGATGTTCGCCTACAAGCAGTGGCGCCTCGACGGGTGGGTAGAAACGGTTCGCCGGCTGCGCGACGCCGGCTTCGCGGTGGTGCTGACGGGCGGGCCCGCGCCGGCCGAGGCGGAATACGCTGAACAGGTTGTCGCGCACGCGAGCGCGCCCGTTCTGAACCTCGTCGGTCAATTGAGCCTCGGCGAAACGGCGGAAGTCATCCGGCGTGCGGCGCTTTTCGTCGGGCCCGATACCGGGGTTACCCATATCGCGGCCGCTTGCGGGACGCCCACCGTCGCGATCTTCGGGCCATCCAATCCGATGCGATGGGGGCCCTGGCCGAGCGCGTGGCCGGCCGGCCGCGAGCCCTGGCCGCTGCGCGGATCGGCACGCCGCGGCAACGTCTTCCTGCTGCAGGGCGAGGGAGATTGCGTGCCTTGCAAGGCCGAGGGCTGCGAGCGGCATGTAACGAGTACGAGCCGGTGTCTGACCGAACTCGATGCTCGCCGCGTATTGGCGGCGGTGGCCGACGTGCTCGATCGCCCGGATCTCGTGCCGGCCGGTGTGACGCAGCCGGTGGTCGGCCCCGGCCCCGACATCGTGCGGGGCACGCCTGCGTTCAGTGGCGGTCGCCGCGGCGCGTCGCCCACGCCAGCTTGAGGAAACGGTAGTAGACGGTTTGCGCGTTGAATACCGCGATCATGAAGCCGGTGCGGCCGTCGAGAAAGCCAAGACGCAGCACATACGTGCGCACGAATGCCCACGCTCCGCGCCACAGTGCCTGCGCAAATCCAGCGCTTTTTCCGGCGGCGAGCCGTTGTTGTGCGCCCGCACTCGAGTAGGCGTCGAGCTTGCGCAGCACGGTTTCGAAATCCTCGTACGAGTAATGGAGCAGTTTGCCGGCGAGCCGGGCGGCCGGTCCTTCGAAGACGAGGCGCTCGTGGACGAGATCGTCCGAGAACCGCGCCGCGTCTCGCCTGAAAAGGCGCGGCACCCAGTCGGGGTACCAGCCGCTATGGCGGACCCATGTTCCGCAAAAGCTCGAAAGGCGATCGAGTGCATAGATGTTCGCATGGGCGGAGCCGATTGCCTCGACAATCGCACGCGCGAGCTCGGGCGTGACGACCTCGTCCGTATCGATCGAGAGCACCCAGTCCGTCGACAGCGCCGCCAGGGCCCGGTTTTTTTGCGGCCCGAAGCCGGGCCAGTCGGGCGCTTCGATCACGCGGGCCCCATGGGCGCGCGCGATCGCGACCGTCGCATCGTGGCTGCCGCCGTCGACGAGGACGACCTCGTCGGCGAACGCCACCGCCTCGAGGCATTGCGCGAGCCGCGCCGCGCTATTGAACGCGATGATGGCGACGCCGAGCGTGGGGCGGGTGGGGGAGGCAGGGGGTGGATTCGGCACGGGATGAAGTCGTCGCAAAAAAGTCGCTGAAGTATACCGGGGAGCGATGCGACCCTTCGCGCCCCGCGATCGAATGGCGCCGAGGCAACACGCGCAGTTCGCGCCGGCGGCGATACAGCGGCGTGCGGCCGCACCCGGGACCGCGGCTATAATGCTTCGACTTTCGACGGCCTGCGCCGGCCTTCCGGACAGACACCGCCGAGCAACAGCGACAAGGGAATCAGTTGGAAAAAGGAAACACCGCGAGCGGGACGAAGGGCCCGAAGCAGCGCACCACCCGTTCGGTATTCAAGCGCCTATGGCCTTTCGTCAAACCCAATCTCTGGGTGGTCATTCTGGCCGTGGCGACGATGGGCGTGAGTTCGGCCACCGACGCGGGGATCCCCGCGCTGCTCAAGCCGTTGCTGGACCATGGGTTCGGCGCGAAGGCGAATATCAGCGCGAAATGGCTCGTGCCGCTCGCCGTGATCGGGCTCGCACTCGTGCGCGGGACTGCACAGTATGCGTCGGGCTATCTGCTCTCGTACGTGTCGAACCGCATCCTGCTGCAGTTGCGGCTCACGATGTTCGAACGCATGATCCATACGGGCGCCACCTTCTTTCAGCGCGAGACGGCGAGCACCGTCATCAATGCGATCGTTTTCGAGGTCAATCAGATCCTGGGCGTGCTGACGGGCGTCATGGTCACGCTCGTGCGCGATTCGTTGACCGTCTTTTTCCTGCTCGGCTATCTCTTTTACCTGAACTGGCGCCTGACGCTGATCGTCGCCGTGATCCTGCCCGGAATCGGGTGGATCGTGAGCAAGATCAACCGGCGCCTGCGCCGGCTCGGCCGCGAGCAACAGACGCTCACGAACGAGCTTTCCTATATCGTCGAGGAGACGGTGGGCGGCTATAAGGTCGTGAAGGTCCACAACGGCGAGCAATACGAGATCGACCGTTTCGCGCAGATGAGCAAGCGGTTGAGAGGCTATGCGATGCGCATGGCGGTGTCGGGGGGGCTCGCGCAGCCGCTGACGCAGTTTCTCGCTTCGATCGCGCTCGCGATCGTCATCACGATCGCCGTCGTGCAATCGGCGAACGATCAGACCACCGTGGGTGGATTCGTGGCCTTCGTCACCTCGATGTTGCTGATCATCTCGCCGCTCAAGCACCTGATCGACGTGAATCAGCCGCTGCAGCGCGGCGTCACGGCCGCCGAACTCATTTTCGGCCTCATCGACGAGCCGCCCGAGCCCAAGGGCGGCAGCCGTCCGTTGCCGCGCGCTCGCGGCGAGATCGAGTTCCGCGACGTGTCGTTCACCTATACCACGAGCGAGCGGCGTATTCTCGACGACGTTTCACTGCGAGTAGCCCCCGGGGAGATGGTCGCGCTTGCCGGACCTTCGGGCAGCGGCAAGACCTCGCTCGTGAACCTGCTTCCGCGCTTTTTCGATCCGAGCGGCGGCACGATATTGGTCGACGGCGTGCCCATCGACGAGTACGACGTCCATGCGCTGCGCAGCCAGATTGCGATGGTGAGCCAGGATGTCGTGCTCTTCAACGATACGATGGCGGCGAACGTTGCCTACGGCCAGACGCCCGATCGCGACCGCGTTCAGGCCGCGTTGCGCGCGGCGAATCTGGCCGATGTCGTGGCATCGCTGCCTGACGGCATCGATACGCAAATCGGCGGCAACGGGATGCGCCTGTCCGGCGGACAACGTCAGCGTCTCGCCATTGCACGCGCGATCTACAAGGACGCCCCGATTCTGATTCTGGACGAGGCCACCTCGGCGCTCGACTCGGAATCCGAGCGCCATGTCCAGGCCGCGCTCGAGACGTTGATGGAAGGGCGCACGACGCTCGTCATCGCTCACCGTCTTTCGACGATCGAACGTGCCGACCGCATTCTCGTCATGGAGGCGGGGCATATCGTCGAGCATGGCAGCCACAGCGAATTGCTGCGCCGCGACGGGCTCTACGCCCACCTGCACCGGATCCAATATCAACAGCAGGCCGCCTGAGCGGCCGATCGGGCTGCCGGCCGGCAGCCGCATTTTAGGCCGGTTCGTTCACACGCCGCCCGTGACGAGCGGCAGTACGGTCAGATCCGGATGCGTGCCGTCGACGATCGTACGCCCGACATGCATGCCTTCCTTCCAGGCAGCCGCTTCACTGCCGAAGCTTTCCTCGCCGTCGGCATGAAAGGGCACGGCGTGCCCCGGCAGCTTGGGATCGGCTCCGGGATGGCAGACGTAGCCCGCATAGGTGTACCGGTTGCCGGTGGTGACCGTGCGGGTGGATGGCGCGGGTTTGCCGTGCCCCGGCGGCGGTTCCGGCGTGTGCACGTGCGCCGACACGTGGACTTCGAAACCTTCGTATTCGGCCATCCGCCATTGGCCCGCATCGTCAGACATCGAGCGCCTCCTCATCGGGGGACAAGCGGCCGCTTTGCGACGCGCGGCCCCGGTACGCGACCGCAACTTCCGGGTGCCGTTGCGCCCTTTGCGCGAGGGCTAATGCCGGTGCCGCAACCGGTCCCACAGGCGGTGCCCTTCGAGCCTGCCAAGCCAGCGATCGCGCCGCCGCTCGCGGTGGAAGTGGGAAGCGATAATAATGACGGCGGCAATCAGCACGACAAGCCCCGTCACGACGCCTTCGATCGATTCGGCCATCGCGACCTCCTGACGAATCGCCTACATGAGGAAATTCTAGGCGATTTGCGTTATGCCGCACCGCGCCGCGCGGGTTTGGTCGACTTG encodes the following:
- a CDS encoding glycosyltransferase family 2 protein, with protein sequence MPNPPPASPTRPTLGVAIIAFNSAARLAQCLEAVAFADEVVLVDGGSHDATVAIARAHGARVIEAPDWPGFGPQKNRALAALSTDWVLSIDTDEVVTPELARAIVEAIGSAHANIYALDRLSSFCGTWVRHSGWYPDWVPRLFRRDAARFSDDLVHERLVFEGPAARLAGKLLHYSYEDFETVLRKLDAYSSAGAQQRLAAGKSAGFAQALWRGAWAFVRTYVLRLGFLDGRTGFMIAVFNAQTVYYRFLKLAWATRRGDRH
- a CDS encoding glycosyltransferase, translated to MSSQAADHEGMPNRPIRVLFHINDFGRGGTETALIAWLNALDRRSFAPSVAVTYPTDDLDLWRAHALPADVPVHVLASATWMHRLHQRQRGKKLGRLAKVAHKISTHGAIRPLAARRFLRLAREHDLVCDFDLSLRHIAGRAGVPWIGFSHFSLAARLGNKPPSYIARRIRQFTRYGAIAVLTPDMLREAGQLFKDAPVRAHELPNVIEIDAIRRRAAESTPSARSPFIVSVARLDEGQKDHRTLLRAFAKARAQRPGIGDLLLIGDGPDREPLAQLARELGIEPAVRFLGFCANPFPYMRAAEMLVLSSRYEGFGMVLGEAMALGTPVISADCPTGPRDLLDGGRAGLLVAPGDADAMADAMLRLATDEALRESLRRNAAAKVRTFSPENANRRMLALWHLFSSKHEK
- a CDS encoding O-antigen ligase family protein, whose protein sequence is MTSGAWSPVRLLWLSCPLIAFAAMLAHMAAPNNMGIALTFVAVFWSGLSQPRAAGRWPLVVPIALWAAWSLAAVAWSAYPAVSFHAWLDEVLYPLLVFWGFWLFASQVGRADCPAYACLAACVALALISLFCWGRLQPPTPETFPLHFYPRVGHSSTLALFAIPVFTGLLMRGRKRWLGVVGVLLGVFIGFASLNRFFWPAVAVTLFVALFPLYRRNRKLAVVILAVVSAAGAAAVIYGAMQRFGGLGTAPAAGPQIEHRVQTQPPMAAFDDALAADTRPMLWAFYAREAVRHAWLGVGFGKPLPGMALRPEMPSSLLAHEPLAPTHAHNLLLNTWLQTGLPGLLLQVLLFASLAARFWALRRVDEWVAAAGIALVLGMMAKNFTDDFMWKTTMLAFWAFAGLLLGAGTRSARQAALRSAPAGMGRAV
- the msbA gene encoding lipid A export permease/ATP-binding protein MsbA, with protein sequence MEKGNTASGTKGPKQRTTRSVFKRLWPFVKPNLWVVILAVATMGVSSATDAGIPALLKPLLDHGFGAKANISAKWLVPLAVIGLALVRGTAQYASGYLLSYVSNRILLQLRLTMFERMIHTGATFFQRETASTVINAIVFEVNQILGVLTGVMVTLVRDSLTVFFLLGYLFYLNWRLTLIVAVILPGIGWIVSKINRRLRRLGREQQTLTNELSYIVEETVGGYKVVKVHNGEQYEIDRFAQMSKRLRGYAMRMAVSGGLAQPLTQFLASIALAIVITIAVVQSANDQTTVGGFVAFVTSMLLIISPLKHLIDVNQPLQRGVTAAELIFGLIDEPPEPKGGSRPLPRARGEIEFRDVSFTYTTSERRILDDVSLRVAPGEMVALAGPSGSGKTSLVNLLPRFFDPSGGTILVDGVPIDEYDVHALRSQIAMVSQDVVLFNDTMAANVAYGQTPDRDRVQAALRAANLADVVASLPDGIDTQIGGNGMRLSGGQRQRLAIARAIYKDAPILILDEATSALDSESERHVQAALETLMEGRTTLVIAHRLSTIERADRILVMEAGHIVEHGSHSELLRRDGLYAHLHRIQYQQQAA
- a CDS encoding glycosyltransferase family 9 protein; translation: MIKERCAAWPPNTIAVVCLQRIGDVLLSTALVRSIKRQWPDAQVDMIVFRGTESALEHNPDIRRVTVVERRASWRSRIGDAARIWRRYDLACVLQASTRGRFYAWAAARYRIGVLDPDCPQRASRVMIDRLVPDEHRRVHTLTSNLALTQVMGIPPVADVVPPGIGEEPARRAALDARLAAAQAPFAVIHPSPMFAYKQWRLDGWVETVRRLRDAGFAVVLTGGPAPAEAEYAEQVVAHASAPVLNLVGQLSLGETAEVIRRAALFVGPDTGVTHIAAACGTPTVAIFGPSNPMRWGPWPSAWPAGREPWPLRGSARRGNVFLLQGEGDCVPCKAEGCERHVTSTSRCLTELDARRVLAAVADVLDRPDLVPAGVTQPVVGPGPDIVRGTPAFSGGRRGASPTPA